The Deltaproteobacteria bacterium genome contains a region encoding:
- a CDS encoding EamA family transporter, giving the protein MSTSDLALVLVSALLHALWSLAIKGSSSPLGFNVLQLVPTAIAACALPWLVPLGELPVSIWALAAGTGVAHGLYFYWLSRALAAGELSVVYPIARSAPAFLPLVAVPLLGEPVSALGALGIAVVVAGMWAVQLDAAGSAGAAGGAAPHLRRLLVAPGAGWAWLTLAASVGYSLTDKLAMARLGALPWDGAVPPAVAWYVILCSSGMLVFTPLALRHVPLRALAAQARREGRTALLAALVGFAGYGLILHALRTAPVSYVVAVRQASVLFAVALGALRLRERPTRLRLAGALATVVGVALVAVS; this is encoded by the coding sequence TTGAGCACATCCGACCTGGCCCTGGTCCTGGTCTCTGCGCTCCTGCACGCGCTCTGGAGCCTCGCGATCAAGGGCAGCTCGAGTCCGCTCGGCTTCAACGTGCTCCAGCTCGTGCCGACCGCGATCGCCGCCTGCGCGCTGCCCTGGCTCGTGCCGCTCGGCGAGCTGCCGGTTTCGATCTGGGCGCTGGCGGCCGGCACCGGCGTGGCGCACGGCCTCTACTTCTACTGGCTCTCGCGCGCGCTCGCGGCGGGAGAGCTGTCGGTCGTCTACCCGATCGCCCGCTCGGCGCCGGCCTTCCTGCCGCTCGTGGCGGTGCCGCTGCTCGGGGAGCCGGTGAGCGCCCTGGGCGCGCTCGGGATCGCGGTGGTGGTGGCCGGCATGTGGGCCGTGCAGCTCGATGCCGCCGGGAGCGCCGGAGCCGCCGGGGGCGCCGCGCCGCACCTGCGGCGCCTGCTCGTGGCGCCCGGCGCCGGCTGGGCGTGGCTCACGCTGGCGGCGTCGGTCGGCTACTCGCTCACCGACAAGCTGGCGATGGCGCGCCTCGGCGCCCTGCCCTGGGACGGCGCCGTGCCGCCGGCGGTCGCGTGGTACGTGATCCTGTGCAGCTCCGGGATGCTGGTGTTCACGCCGCTCGCGCTGCGCCACGTGCCGCTGCGTGCGCTCGCCGCGCAGGCGCGCCGCGAGGGGCGCACCGCGCTCCTCGCGGCGCTGGTGGGCTTCGCGGGCTACGGCCTGATCCTGCACGCCCTGCGCACGGCCCCGGTCAGCTACGTGGTGGCCGTTCGCCAGGCGAGCGTGCTCTTCGCGGTGGCGCTCGGCGCGCTGCGCCTGCGGGAGCGGCCGACGCGGCTGCGCCTGGCCGGTGCACTCGCGACGGTGGTGGGGGTCGCGCTCGTCGCCGTCTCGTGA
- a CDS encoding lysophospholipid acyltransferase family protein — MARPRTWWFRLTVAVGGWLGAALLRALGATWRVRQVADDDPTARGEPAIGALWHRALFPAAWRFRDLGAAIPVSRSRDGDRIVAVLDRLGYGPSPRGSSSRGGPGALAGAIRAAREGRVIGVLCDGPRGPARRCKPGVLAIARATGLPLHPVAIAARPALTFPSWDRTVLPLPFARVLVAGGAPIPVPADAGREELERLRQALEQELERLQHLAESEL, encoded by the coding sequence ATGGCGCGGCCCCGCACCTGGTGGTTCCGGCTGACGGTGGCCGTCGGCGGTTGGCTCGGCGCCGCGCTGCTGCGCGCGCTCGGCGCCACCTGGCGCGTACGCCAGGTGGCCGACGACGACCCGACCGCGCGCGGCGAGCCCGCGATCGGCGCCCTCTGGCACCGCGCCCTCTTCCCTGCCGCCTGGCGCTTCCGCGACCTCGGTGCCGCGATCCCCGTGAGCCGCAGCCGCGACGGCGACCGCATCGTCGCCGTCCTCGACCGGCTCGGCTACGGCCCCTCGCCGCGCGGCTCGAGCTCGCGGGGCGGGCCGGGCGCGCTCGCCGGCGCGATCCGGGCCGCGCGCGAGGGCCGCGTGATCGGTGTGCTCTGCGACGGCCCGCGCGGCCCGGCGCGACGCTGCAAGCCCGGCGTCCTCGCGATCGCGCGCGCGACCGGCCTGCCGCTCCACCCGGTGGCGATCGCCGCGCGCCCCGCCCTCACCTTTCCGAGCTGGGACCGCACCGTCCTGCCCCTCCCCTTCGCCCGCGTGCTCGTCGCCGGCGGCGCTCCGATCCCGGTCCCGGCCGATGCCGGGAGGGAAGAGCTCGAGAGGCTCCGCCAGGCGCTCGAGCAGGAGCTCGAGCGTCTCCAGCACCTCGCCGAATCGGAGCTCTGA
- a CDS encoding cytochrome c oxidase subunit II, producing MIERLLPAASTSATEIDFLFSLIFWLVGFWFVLSEAIFFGLILRFRKREGRKAQYVTGELQSEKRWITVPHLLVLVCDVFIVFFAVRAWHQVKQDLPTAPTQQVVRVEGAQWAWIFTHPGPDGKLDSADDIRKVNELHVEVDRLYHFQLTSRDVLHSFSVPVFRLKQDAIPGRVITGWFQPTKTGEHDVQCAEICGIGHGLMPARIHIETSEQHAAWIAANSTVSVAAVAGR from the coding sequence ATGATCGAGCGCCTCCTGCCCGCCGCCTCCACCTCCGCGACCGAGATCGACTTCCTGTTCTCGCTGATCTTCTGGCTGGTGGGATTCTGGTTCGTCCTCTCGGAGGCCATCTTCTTCGGGCTGATCCTGCGCTTCCGCAAGCGGGAGGGCCGCAAGGCGCAGTACGTGACCGGCGAGCTCCAGAGCGAGAAGCGCTGGATCACGGTCCCGCACCTGCTGGTGCTCGTCTGCGACGTCTTCATCGTCTTCTTCGCGGTGCGGGCCTGGCACCAGGTGAAGCAGGACCTGCCCACGGCGCCCACCCAGCAGGTGGTGCGCGTGGAGGGGGCGCAGTGGGCGTGGATCTTCACGCACCCCGGGCCGGACGGGAAGCTCGACAGCGCCGACGACATCCGCAAGGTCAACGAGCTGCACGTCGAGGTGGACCGGCTCTACCACTTCCAGCTCACCTCCCGGGACGTCCTGCACAGCTTCTCGGTCCCGGTGTTCCGGCTCAAGCAGGACGCGATCCCGGGCCGCGTGATCACGGGCTGGTTCCAGCCCACGAAGACCGGCGAGCACGACGTCCAGTGCGCCGAGATCTGCGGCATCGGCCACGGGCTGATGCCGGCGCGCATCCACATCGAGACCTCCGAGCAGCACGCCGCCTGGATCGCGGCGAACTCGACGGTGTCCGTCGCCGCCGTCGCGGGCCGCTGA
- a CDS encoding heme o synthase has protein sequence MRIEIGVVQAAPSIPQSASGSPPPAAASAAERVRAFADLTKPRLLPMVLFTGIPVFGMAAGGWPPLGFAAATLLGIALAAASANTLNAYLERDRDARMERTRNRPLPAGRLSPRAALAFGLLLGALSTGLLLALAGPAAAAVGVASILFYVFVYTIWLKPRSPWNVVIGGAAGAAAPLIADVAVHGTVTAAGLCLFAIVFFWQPPHVWAIALYRRRDYEAAGIPMLPSVIGEEATRRRMLAYAVGLVPVTLGPWALGFAGPFYLAVALGANAWFVASIVRLLRARDDAAAQRVFRVSLVLLFALFLALNVDLLARL, from the coding sequence GTGAGGATCGAGATCGGCGTGGTGCAGGCGGCTCCGTCCATTCCGCAGTCCGCGAGCGGATCGCCCCCGCCCGCCGCCGCGAGCGCGGCCGAGCGCGTGCGCGCCTTCGCGGACCTGACCAAGCCGCGCCTGCTCCCGATGGTGCTCTTCACCGGGATCCCCGTCTTCGGGATGGCGGCGGGCGGGTGGCCGCCGCTCGGCTTCGCGGCGGCGACCCTGCTCGGGATCGCGCTCGCCGCGGCATCGGCCAACACGCTCAACGCGTACCTCGAGCGCGACCGGGACGCGCGGATGGAGCGCACGCGCAACCGGCCGCTCCCGGCCGGCCGCCTCTCGCCGCGCGCGGCGCTGGCCTTCGGGCTGCTGCTCGGCGCGCTCTCCACGGGGCTCCTCCTGGCGCTCGCGGGCCCCGCCGCCGCGGCGGTCGGCGTGGCCAGCATCCTCTTCTACGTGTTCGTGTACACCATCTGGCTCAAGCCCCGCTCGCCCTGGAACGTGGTGATCGGCGGCGCCGCCGGCGCCGCAGCTCCCCTGATCGCCGACGTCGCCGTCCACGGGACCGTCACCGCCGCCGGCCTGTGCCTGTTCGCGATCGTCTTCTTCTGGCAGCCGCCGCACGTGTGGGCGATCGCGCTGTACCGCCGGCGCGACTACGAGGCCGCCGGCATCCCGATGCTGCCGAGCGTGATCGGCGAGGAGGCGACCCGCCGGCGGATGCTCGCGTACGCGGTCGGGCTGGTTCCGGTCACGCTCGGGCCGTGGGCCCTCGGCTTCGCCGGCCCGTTCTACCTGGCGGTGGCGCTCGGCGCGAACGCCTGGTTCGTGGCGTCGATCGTCCGCCTGCTGCGCGCCCGGGACGACGCCGCCGCACAGCGCGTCTTCCGTGTCTCGCTCGTGCTGCTCTTCGCGCTCTTCCTCGCGCTCAACGTGGACCTGCTCGCGCGGCTCTGA
- a CDS encoding c-type cytochrome codes for MGATFSRTLGAALALAALAAAPVQAEGPDGAELFQLCAQCHGADAGGRELFLAPNLTGLPEWYLLGQLRNFHAGLRGMHPDDTPGLRMFAMARSFAGALADAEMQAVVAYIAKLPVAVPEPTFTDGDPAKGAAFYQVCTACHGADGKGNQALNAPPLTAESDWYLLSSLERYKSGVRSSDPRNANAQLMRGMAATLPDEQAMKDVIAYIRSLGAAQASAQPAP; via the coding sequence ATGGGAGCGACGTTCTCGAGAACTCTCGGAGCCGCGCTGGCGCTCGCAGCCCTGGCCGCGGCGCCGGTGCAGGCGGAGGGGCCGGACGGCGCGGAGCTCTTCCAGCTCTGCGCCCAGTGCCACGGCGCGGACGCGGGCGGCCGCGAGCTCTTCCTGGCACCGAACCTGACCGGCCTTCCCGAGTGGTACCTGCTCGGCCAGCTCCGCAACTTCCACGCTGGCCTGCGCGGGATGCACCCCGACGACACCCCGGGCCTGCGCATGTTCGCGATGGCGAGGAGCTTCGCCGGCGCGCTCGCGGACGCCGAGATGCAGGCGGTGGTCGCCTACATCGCGAAGCTCCCGGTCGCGGTGCCGGAGCCGACCTTCACCGACGGCGATCCCGCCAAGGGCGCCGCCTTCTACCAGGTCTGCACCGCCTGCCACGGCGCGGACGGGAAGGGCAACCAGGCGCTCAACGCGCCGCCCCTGACCGCGGAGAGCGACTGGTACCTGCTCTCGTCGCTCGAGCGCTACAAGTCCGGCGTCCGCAGCAGCGATCCGCGCAACGCCAACGCCCAGCTCATGCGCGGCATGGCGGCGACGCTGCCCGACGAGCAGGCGATGAAGGACGTGATCGCGTACATCCGGTCGCTCGGCGCCGCGCAGGCGTCCGCGCAGCCCGCACCCTGA
- a CDS encoding MFS transporter, whose protein sequence is MVDLIGFGIVVPVLPFLVKEQGASATQLGLIAMGYAAAQFVCAPLWGRLSDRIGRRQVLLFTIAGTAVSLAALGFATTVPWILATRVAAGAFAANLGVASAYIADATDESERTRWMGLLGASFGVGFVLGPVIGSLLGPISYALPMFVAAGLAAANWVQALVWLREPPAHAAAEQEDPTGVRPAGARRFAMLRDPRVRRLCAANLVFTLAVTQLETVFQYFMNDRFGWGVRDVGFLLVAMAVLMGAVQGGAMRSLSARFPERTLVAGGSALLALAFFVLPELPTVVWLSAGLAAAAVGRGVAQPALMSLASLAAPAGGRGAVMGSFQSAASLARVIGPLAAGVLYDRAIAAPFLLAGALLLGLVWLGRRLPERVAPPEPVGEPRLA, encoded by the coding sequence GTGGTCGACCTGATCGGCTTCGGGATCGTGGTGCCGGTGCTGCCCTTCCTCGTGAAGGAGCAGGGTGCCAGTGCGACCCAGCTCGGCCTGATCGCCATGGGCTATGCGGCGGCACAGTTCGTGTGCGCGCCGCTCTGGGGCCGGCTCTCGGACCGGATCGGGCGGCGCCAGGTGCTGCTCTTCACGATCGCGGGGACGGCCGTCTCGCTGGCGGCGCTCGGCTTCGCGACGACGGTGCCGTGGATCCTGGCGACCCGCGTGGCGGCCGGGGCCTTCGCGGCGAACCTCGGGGTGGCATCGGCATACATCGCCGACGCCACCGACGAGTCGGAGCGGACGCGCTGGATGGGGCTCCTCGGCGCCTCGTTCGGGGTGGGCTTCGTGCTCGGGCCGGTGATCGGGAGCCTGCTCGGCCCGATCAGCTACGCCCTGCCGATGTTCGTCGCGGCCGGGCTCGCCGCTGCCAACTGGGTGCAGGCCCTGGTCTGGCTGCGCGAGCCGCCGGCGCACGCAGCCGCGGAGCAGGAGGATCCGACGGGCGTCCGCCCCGCCGGCGCCCGCCGCTTCGCGATGCTGCGCGACCCGCGGGTGCGGCGGCTGTGCGCCGCGAACCTGGTCTTCACGCTCGCGGTGACGCAGCTCGAGACGGTCTTCCAGTACTTCATGAACGACCGCTTCGGCTGGGGGGTTCGCGACGTCGGCTTCCTGCTCGTGGCCATGGCGGTGCTGATGGGCGCCGTGCAGGGCGGGGCGATGCGGTCGCTCTCGGCGCGCTTCCCGGAGCGCACGCTGGTGGCGGGGGGCAGCGCGCTCCTGGCGCTCGCGTTCTTCGTGCTCCCCGAGCTGCCGACCGTGGTCTGGCTCAGCGCCGGCCTCGCGGCGGCGGCGGTCGGCCGCGGCGTCGCGCAGCCGGCCCTGATGAGTCTCGCCTCGCTGGCGGCGCCGGCGGGCGGGCGCGGCGCCGTCATGGGCTCGTTCCAGTCCGCGGCCTCGCTCGCACGCGTGATCGGGCCCCTGGCCGCCGGGGTCCTCTACGACCGCGCGATCGCGGCCCCGTTCCTGTTGGCGGGCGCACTGCTCCTGGGCTTGGTCTGGCTGGGCCGGCGGCTGCCGGAGCGGGTCGCGCCACCGGAGCCGGTGGGCGAGCCCCGGCTGGCCTGA
- a CDS encoding DUF420 domain-containing protein yields MDLSFLPAVNASLNAAAALLLLRGRLLIRAHRVAEHRRTMTAAFAVSTLFLALYLLHKWSRGFENTTFHATGPAKTAYLALLFSHVTLASLVPLLAIALIVLAASGRIGWHRRLARWAWPVWMYVSGTGVLIYLLLHHLNPS; encoded by the coding sequence TTGGATCTCTCCTTCCTGCCCGCCGTGAACGCGAGCCTGAATGCGGCTGCGGCGCTCCTGCTGCTGCGCGGGCGCCTCCTGATCCGCGCCCACCGCGTCGCGGAGCACCGGCGCACCATGACGGCCGCCTTCGCCGTCTCGACGCTGTTCCTCGCCCTCTACCTCCTCCACAAGTGGTCGCGGGGCTTCGAGAACACCACCTTCCACGCCACGGGTCCCGCCAAGACGGCCTACCTGGCGCTGCTCTTCTCCCACGTGACGCTCGCGAGCCTGGTCCCGCTGCTGGCGATCGCGCTGATCGTCCTGGCCGCGAGCGGCCGGATCGGGTGGCACCGGCGGCTCGCGCGCTGGGCGTGGCCGGTCTGGATGTACGTGTCCGGGACCGGCGTGCTGATCTACCTGCTCCTCCATCACCTGAATCCGTCATGA